A window of the Clupea harengus chromosome 8, Ch_v2.0.2, whole genome shotgun sequence genome harbors these coding sequences:
- the acsl6 gene encoding long-chain-fatty-acid--CoA ligase 6 isoform X4, which produces MERMQAQELLRSLRLPELDDLSQFFRSLPTPTLVGLGALTAVLAYWLATRPRAITPPCDLRHQSEQLEGGTHRSMLGESPKLLTHYHEDAKTMYEVFRRGLHIAGDGPCLGSRLPSQPYKWLSYKEVIARAEYLGSGLLEQGCKPGSEQFIGVFAQNRPEWIISELACYTYSMVVVPLYDTLGPDAIRYIINKAEISTVICDKPEKAKVLLGNVESQETPGLKRILLMDPFEPQLVVKGDQCGVQVHALTDIEALGREHHRKPMPPVPDDLSIVCFTSGTTGNPKGVMLTHGNVVADFSGFLKVTDRVIFPNQDDCLISFLPLAHMFERLIESVVFCHGGRVGFFQGDIRLLSEDMKILQPTVFPVVPRLLNRMYDKIFSQANTPLKRWLLNFAAKRKGREVSSGIIRNDSLWDKIFFHKIQASLGGRLRMIITGAAPVSPTVLGFLRAALGCQVYEAYGQTECTAGCTFTTPGDWTSGHVGAPLPCNYIKLVDVPEKNYYASRGEGEVCVKGPNVFKGYLKDPQRTAETLDADDWLHTGDIGKWLPNGTLKIIDRKKHIFKLAQGEYISPEKIESIYIRSDPVSQLYVHGDSLQACLVGIVVPDPEVMPSWAHKKGFGGSYDDLCSNMDVKKAIMDDMVKLGKSSGLHSFEQVKDIYIHNDMFSIQNGLLTPTLKAKRPELKEYFKEKIEQLYRNISM; this is translated from the exons TTGGAGGGCGGGACACATAGATCCATGCTAGGAGAAAGTCCAAAACTGCTGACACACTACCATGAAGATGCCAAGACCATGTATGAGGTGTTCAGGAGAGGACTTCACATAGCTG gtgaTGGACCCTGTTTAGGCTCACGTTTACCCAGCCAGCCCTATAAGTGGCTGTCCTATAAAGAG GTAATAGCCAGAGCAGAGTATCTGGGCTCTGGGCTTCTGGAGCAGGGCTGCAAGCCCGGCTCAGAACAGTTCATTGGCGTGTTTGCGCAAAACAGGCCAGAG TGGATCATCTCTGAGCTGGCCTGCTATACTTACTCCATGGTAGTGGTGCCTCTGTATGATACCCTGGGCCCAGATGCCATTCGGTACATCATCAACAAAG CGGAGATCTCCACGGTGATCTGTGACAAGCCTGAAAAGGCAAAGGTGCTTTTGGGTAATGTGGAGAGTCAGGAAACGCCAGGCCTGAAGAGGATACTGCTCATGGACCCGTTCGAGCCCCAGCTGGTGGTGAAGGGGGACCAATGTGGTGTGCAGGTCCACGCCCTAACAGATATAGAG GCTCTGGGCAGAGAGCATCACAGAAAACCAATG CCACCAGTGCCAGATGACCTGTCCATTGTCTGCTTCACCAGTGGAACGACAG GAAATCCCAAAGGAGTTATGCTGACCCATGGCAATGTTGTAGCAGACTTCTCAGGCTTTCTCAAAGTTACTGAT AGAGTAATCTTCCCCAACCAGGATGACTGTCTTATCTCCTTCCTGCCCCTTGCTCATATGTTTGAGAGGCTCATTGAG TCCGTAGTGTTCTGTCATGGAGGAAGGGTCGGGTTTTTCCAGGGTGACATTCGTCTCCTGTCTGAGGACATGAAGATTCTGCAACCAACTGTCTTCCCAGTGGTGCCTCGTCTGCTCAACCGCATGTACGACAAG ATTTTCAGCCAGGCCAACACTCCTTTGAAACGCTGGCTACTGAACTTTGCAGCtaagagaaaaggaagagaagtGAGCAGTGGCATCATTCGTAACGACAGCTTGTGGGATAAGATATTCTTTCACAAGATCCAG GCAAGCCTAGGCGGAAGATTACGAATGATTATAACAGGAGCAGCCCCTGTTTCCCCAACTGTGCTTGGGTTCCTCAGAGCAGCGCTGGGCTGCCAG GTGTACGAGGCGTATGGTCAGACTGAATGCACTGCAGGCTGCACCTTCACCACGCCAGGAGACTGGACTTCAG GTCACGTTGGTGCTCCTCTTCCCTGCAATTACATCAAACTGGTTGATGTACCAGAGAAAAACTACTATGCCtccagaggagaaggagag gtgtgtgtgaagggtccTAATGTGTTCAAGGGCTACCTTAAAGACCCGCAGCGAACAGCAGAGACTCTGGATGCAGACGACTGGCTCCACACCGGTGACATTGGGAAGTGGTTACCT AATGGCACACTGAAGATTATTGATAGAAAGAAGCACATTTTCAAGCTGGCCCAAGGGGAGTATATATCGCCAGAAAAGATTGAGAGTATCTACATTCGCAGTGACCCAGTGTCCCAGCTGTATGTGCATGGGGACAGCCTACAG GCCTGTCTGGTAGGAATTGTCGTACCAGACCCAGAAGTGATGCCATCTTGGGCTCACAAAAAGGGCTTTGGTGGCAGTTATGATGACCTCTGTAGCAATAtg GATGTAAAGAAGGCCATAATGGATGACATGGTTAAACTTGGCAAATCCAGTGGCCTACACTCTTTTGAGCAG GTTAAAGACATCTATATTCATAATGACATGTTCTCAATCCAAAACGGTCTGCTCACACCCACACTGAAGGCAAAGCGACCAGAACTCAAGGAGTATTTCAAGGAAAAGATTGAACAACTCTACAGGAACATCTCTATGTAA